GCAGCTCCTCGGTGCCCATGCCGCCGCCGGGAATGACCTCGCAGCCGATCTTTTCCGCCCCGTAGTGCCCCTGCCAGAAGGCGGTGTTCACGTTGTACACAAAGGGGATGAATACCCGGTCCGAGGGCCGGAACCCCGCCCCCCAGAGGATGTACGACCAGCACTCCAGACACCATTCCCAGTCCTCCCAGGTGTCCGGCTGGTAGATGGGCTGGCCGGTGGTGCCGCTGGTCTGGTGAAATTCCACCACCTTTTCAATGGGCACGCACAGGCTCTTGCCGTAGGGCCAGGGGTCCTGGCACTGGGCTCCCCGGTAGTGGGCCTTCTCCGCCATGGGCACGCGCCGGATGTCCTCCCAGGTGCGGATGTCCTCCGGCTTGATGCCGGCGGCATCGTACATGGCCCGGTACATGCCCGAATGCTCGTAGGCCCAGGTGAAGATCTCCTTGAACTTCCTGAACTGCCACTGCCGCAGCTTCTCCCGCGGCATGGTCTCCAGCACCGGGT
The nucleotide sequence above comes from Clostridia bacterium. Encoded proteins:
- a CDS encoding phenylacetate--CoA ligase family protein translates to MLSDQIYWNPVLETMPREKLRQWQFRKFKEIFTWAYEHSGMYRAMYDAAGIKPEDIRTWEDIRRVPMAEKAHYRGAQCQDPWPYGKSLCVPIEKVVEFHQTSGTTGQPIYQPDTWEDWEWCLECWSYILWGAGFRPSDRVFIPFVYNVNTAFWQGHYGAEKIGCEVIPGGGMGTEEL